CAACCTGGTGGCCGCCTGCGCGGGCTGCAACACGCGGAAAGGCTCGCGCACGGCGTGGTCGTTCCTGTCGGACCTGCCGGACGAGCGCGCGAACTTCCTTCGCCTCGCCACCGCCGTTTGGCCCCGACACCGCCGTGCGGTGGAGCAGGAAGCGTCGAAGTAGCCTCGTCCCGGATCGCGAGATTCCACCCGCCGCGGTAGGGGCCGGCCTGTGTGTCGGCCCGTCCTTCCGTTGCGAGGATGCCGTCGGAACGCCTGGTTCCAGCTCCCACTCGGCGCGATGTATCCCAGCGGTTCGTCTCCCGAATCGGCAGGATTTCGTCGCGGGGGCACGGACGGACACGTAGGTCCATCCCTACCGGTCCGCAGCGTTTTGCGCGGTTCTGAGCGGGTGTCCATCGTCGGCGGATGTGCGCGGCCGTCGGCTTCCGGTGGCGCCGGGATTGCGTTAGGAGGATGAGGTAGATCGATCATTTTCGCCGGGAATGCGCCGGCTTCCGCCCGTTCGCGAGGGGACTTCCGTGGTGCGCAGCAAGCTGGTGCAGATGGAGCGTACGCTGAGCCTGGCGACGCGTTTCCTGGACGAGATGCGGGGCGACATCGAGCAGGCGCTCGCCGCCGGGTCCGACACGCCGCCCCGCGTGCGCAGCGTGCACGAGCGCGCCGGGCACGCCACGCCCGAGTTCCGCACGCTCGCCATCCCCGTGCCCGAAGGTGTGGGCAGCGTCTCGCCGCAGATCCTGTCGGGCACCATCGCACGCTACGCATCCACCAAGCACCCGGACTGCCTGATGCTGGCGCTGGAGGCGCAGGTGGAGGACGAGAGCGGCACCGCCGGCCCCGTCCTCATCGCCGAGGCGCGCGACCGGGCAGGGACGCGCCTCTTCTGGATGCAGCCGTACACGGTGAAGAACGGCCGCCCCGTGTGGGGCGAGCCTTCGGACGGCGGCTGGCGCGACCCCGGCGAGGAAGAGATGATCCTCGACGCCGCGTTCACGCGCGGGAAGCGGCCCTGAGCGTCAGGGTTCAGCGGTGAGATGACGGGCGGGTGAGCATCCATCGAATCCGCATCAGCCGATATCGCCTATCGTGTTGATGCGGATCGATCTATGTAGGGAGATATGATGCGGGACATGAGATGTCTCGCGGGCCGGGAGGATGGTCGGATGCGATGAATCGCACCCTACGCGGGGGGAGATTATTGTTCGCGTCAGGTGCCGTCGGAGGAGCGGGAGGGGGGCGGGGCGGTGGAGCCGGCGCGGGGGGCGGCGCCGAAGCGGGCGTCCAGCTCGGCGTACACGTCGGACAGCGGCAGGCCGCGCTCGCGGAGCAGGACGAGCAGGTGGAAGACGAGGTCCGCGGCCTCGGAGCGGAGCTCGTCCGTGCCGGAGTTCTTGGCGGCGATGATGGTCTCCGCGGCTTCCTCGCCCACCTTCTTGAGGATCTTGTCCACGCCCTTGTCGAACAGGTAGGTCGTGTACGAGCCCTCCGGCCGCTCCGCATGCCGCTGCTCGATGATGTCGTCGATGCGCGTGAGGACGGGGCGCGAGTCCGCGGCTTCGGCGAGCGAGTCGCCGTCTGGCGCGCGGTAGAAGCAGGTACGCTCGCCGGTGTGGCACGCGGGGCCCGACTGCTCCACGCGGTAGACCAGCGCGTCGCGGTCGCAGTCCACGCGCACCTCGCGGACGCGCTGCACGTGGCCGCTGGTGCCGCCCTTCCGCCACAGCTCGCCGCGCGACCGGCTCCAGTAGTGCGCATCGCCCGTCTCTGCCGTCAGCCGCACCGCCTCGGCGTTGGCCCAAGCGAGCATCAGCACCTCTCCGCTCGCGGCGTCCTGCGCCACCACGGGCACCAGTCCGCGCTCGTCGTAC
The Longimicrobiaceae bacterium DNA segment above includes these coding regions:
- a CDS encoding HNH endonuclease gives rise to the protein MRIDPALASLRERIFARDRHTCVYCAQPFPPEQLTLDHVQPRMRGGDNSEGNLVAACAGCNTRKGSRTAWSFLSDLPDERANFLRLATAVWPRHRRAVEQEASK
- the hisIE gene encoding bifunctional phosphoribosyl-AMP cyclohydrolase/phosphoribosyl-ATP diphosphatase HisIE, giving the protein MSWIDELAYDERGLVPVVAQDAASGEVLMLAWANAEAVRLTAETGDAHYWSRSRGELWRKGGTSGHVQRVREVRVDCDRDALVYRVEQSGPACHTGERTCFYRAPDGDSLAEAADSRPVLTRIDDIIEQRHAERPEGSYTTYLFDKGVDKILKKVGEEAAETIIAAKNSGTDELRSEAADLVFHLLVLLRERGLPLSDVYAELDARFGAAPRAGSTAPPPSRSSDGT